CGCCGCTCTCCAGGGGTCGGGCGGCCATCGCGAGGAGCTGGTCGGCGACGGCGGTGGTGACGGTGAGGGTCGTGTGTTCATGGCCGCGGCTCCGGCGGCGACCAGCTCGGTGCGCAGCAAGCGGGTAGCTCTCCAGTCCGTCGATGCTGGTGCGCCAGTGGACGGGTTGAGGTGCCGTGACCAGCGTTGCCATGTGCGGCCGTGGTGGGTCTCCTGTGACTTCGGTGGCTGGGATGGTCGCTCCGCTGGCCGTGGTCAGCGCCGGGGAGATCCACCACTGTCCGGCGGCACGTCGGTACAACGGTGCGAGGCGGAAGAGGATGTCCGCCTTCGGGACGTTGAGGCCGGCTGGCAGCGGGAAGTCCGCGAGTTCGACGCACAGCATCCCTTTCCTCGAACACCTCGTAGGCGATGCCTTGGCGGTCGAGGAAGGCGAGGTCGTCGGCGGGTAGCAGGTCATCGCTCGCGGTCCTCCCCAGCGCCCGGGTTGATGCGGCCGGGCGCGGTGAAGAACCGCATCCCGTCGTGCAGCGACACCACCTCGTCGTCGGCGATCTTCCGGTCGTGCTGGTCGACGACGTCGAGCCACAGGTCGCGGTCATCGGCGACGGGGGGCTGCGGCAGGGCCCGAAGTTCCAGGCCGGTCATCCGCTTGTGGGTGACCTCGTAGCGGGAGCGGTCGATGAAGATCGCGATCGTTCGCGGGTCGGAGAAGAAGCGCATCCCGTCCCGCAGCTCGAGGTGCTCGCTCTCTCGACCTGGCGGTCCGGTCGTCGGGCACGTCGAGCCAGATCTTCTTGTCCTCCGGATGTCCGGGTCGGCGATCCGGCGCAGCTGGGCCGGGGTGGCATGGCGGGTCGCGGTCGCGTACTCGCGGCCGTCGATGGCGATGGTGATCCGGTGGGCTGAGCCTCGGATGCGGTCATGCGCTGCTCCTTGTCGGGAGTCGGGGATCGGGCAAAACGGGCGGCGCGAGTCACGCGCCGCATCACCAGCATCTGGAGACATCCGGAGCCTCCTGTGCCACTTCCAGAGTGCGCGCGAGAGTCAGCAGAAGCAAGCTTTTTTCGAATGAAAATCTAACTGTCATTTATGGATCAAGAAAGGGCCGCACCGAGGTGCGGCCCCTGCATGCTCTACCTCTACATGGGGTCGGAGAGGATCCCGAGGTTCAGCAGGCGGTAATTCATCGCGGTCGTACTCATCCCGAAGCGCTTCGCCAAGTCCCCCACCAGGCCGTCTGCGGAGGTGACGTTGATGCCGCGCACCGCCCTGCGAACCATCGTCTCCGGCGCGAGCAGCGCCGCCGCGAATCGGTTGGCTTCCACCTCCTCGCGATCGGTGGCCATGCTGGAGACGGAGTCGCGGAAGTTCACCCGCGTCCCGGTGTCCAGAATCAGCGGCCGCCCCGGTGCAGGATGAGGTGCCCCAGCTCATGCGCGACCGTGAACCGCTGCCGGACCTCCGCATGATCCTCATTGACGCCGATCACCTTCTCCTCGCCGCGGCGCAGCAGCATCCCGGAGACGTCGCCGTCCAGCTTCTGCTGGACCACGAGGACTCCGAGCTCCTCCGCGAGGTTCATCGGGTCGACCTTCGGCTCCGTGATGTCGAAGCGCTCCAGGAGCCTGCCCGCTTCGATGTCAGCCTTCGCCATCTCGACTCCTCAGCTCCTCGGCGGCCCGCTCGACGGACGCGACCATGTCAGCCAGCTCTGAGGCAGGTCATGCGTGGGGCGAGCACCCGCAGCGGTGGGAGGAGTTCGGCTGGCTCCACCGACAGCGCTGTCGCTATGCGCACCAGCCTGTACGGCGGCGGCGCCTGAACCCCCTTCTCGATGTTGGTGACCGAGGCCCGCGTCACCCCGATCTCCCGCGCCAAGAGCTCCTGAGTCAGATTCGCCTGCAGCCGGCGGCCTTCACCCGGCGGCCGACTTCCCGGTCGTACGCTCTCTGATCATCTTCCATACTGCTCCCCCGATGTCAGCCTGACTGTCATCCAACCCTAGTACCCTTCCCGGACGCGGCTCCAAGAGGGCCTGCCCCATCCGGGCGAACAACAGGAAATCAGGGAAAGGTCAGCTGCAATGAGAAGCCAGCTGGATGCCTGCCACGCGGCCCAGGGCAGGCGGGGGGCGGCGGAGGCCGGTTACCTGCGCCGGGCGTGGGGGCGGGCAGCCTTGCATGATCTCGGCCTGCGGCCCAGGGGTAGCGGTAGTGGGCATTGCTGAAGGGCCAGATCGTGCGCTGGTTCTGCGGTTTGGGGGGGGGGCGGCCCGGGCGGGCGCGGGGCTTGGGTGGCTGAGGTGGGCGCAGTTTGCAGGAGTCGGCGAGGTCGAACAGGTGGGGCAGGTCATTGCCGGTGAAGGGCGGTGAACAGCGGGTGTCGCCGGCTTCGGCGATGGCGTGCTGGTAGGCGGCGGCGAGGAGCAAGGGCGGGCCCAGGGCGGCACGGGTGGGTGAGGCAGCCGAGCCGAAGCGCAGGCCGTCCGCATCGTGGAGGGCGATGGTGGCCGCTTCGGCGGTGAGGTCGCTGGGGCGGGCGGTTTGGAGCTGGGCGTCGGATGCGGCGGTGAAGACCGCGGTGGCGAGCTGGGCCGCGAGATGGGGGTGGGCGGTCGCAGTGTGGAGGCGGCGGGCGACTTCGGTGGCGGTGGCGGGGGGCATCTGCGGCGGGTGGAAGCCGCGGTCGTGGGCGAGCGGCGGAGCGCAGCGGCAGCGGCGCTGGGCACCGTCGCCGGAGCAGTAGGTGGTCAGGGCGGGCAGGTTGAGCCAGCGGTCGTGCATGGGGACGGGGCGGGGCGGGCGGCTGCGCGGGAGTCGGTGTCGTCGGCGCCGGAAGGCAGGCGGCCGCGTCGGCGAGGCGGTGCTCCACGTGGCGCAGGGCCTGTTCGAGGGTGGGGTGTGGGCGTCGGCGGTGGCAGACCAGGACAAGGTGGACGCCAGTGCGCTCGCGCAGGGTGAGAAGGTCGTGGATGCGGCGGCGGCCGAGCAGGTGGGCTCGCAGCACGGTGAGGTGGGTGATGGGGTGGCGAGGGTCCAGGCGGCGGCCATCGCCCAGGGCGGGTCGGGGTCGAGGCTGGGGTAGCCGGTGACGGGGACGGGTTTGCCGAGGGCGGCGAGGATGTCGTAGGCGAGGCAGATCGTGGAGTCGGTGCCGATGGTGGGGTGGACGGTGGCCCGGCCTGTGGTGGGTTGTGGGCGGCCTGAGCGGCGCGGGTATGGGCAGGTCGTCGTGGGGGTCGAGGACGACGGTGACCGGCGGCGGGTCGGGGCAGGTCAGCACGGTGCGCCTGCCTGTCGTCGGCCGAGTTTGCTGTAGGCCCAGCGCACGAGGTCCTCGTCCACCTTGGCGCGGCGGACTCCTTCATGCCTGCGGCCAGGTGGTGGGTGATCTTTGCCCAGGCCCGGAAGTTTCCGTGGGCGGCCTCGCGGTCGCACAGGGCGATCAGCTCGGGTTCGGCATCGGTCCAGATCGAGTGGAAGGCCGGGATGGTGTCCAGGACCTCCTCCAGCGTCAGCGGGTCGATCTCCTGCCAGCAGTAGACCCTGGACTCGAGCATCGGCTCGCTCTGCAGCATCTCGAAGCAGCCGTTGCCGCCGGTGAAGACGATCGTCAGGTCAGTGCCGGTGTCGTCCCACAGGTAGCGCAGGTACTCGAAGCACAGCTTCGACAGCCACTGGGCCTCGTCGCACACCAGCACCCGAGTCTCCTCGAGGGCCCGCGCAGCATGCGGTCGAACTCGATCGCGTGGGAGGGCGGACGGCCCGGGAGCCCCAGCGCGTAGAACAGTTCGTGGCGTAGGTCCCGAGTCGAGGGCGGGCCCGGAACTGGATGCGGTGGGTGATCTGCGGGGCGAGGTCACGCAGCGAGGCGTTGACCGCGAACGACTTGCCGTGCCCGGCCCTGCCGTAGATGCAGATCATCGCCCTGGCTTCGATCGCGGCGCGAATGTTCTCCCGCACCGCCAACAGGGCCCGGGTGCCGACCACTTGGGCGCCGCTCAGGCGCATGTAGTGGTCCCGTTCGGCGGGCAGCCGGCCCAGTCGGTCCGCGGTCGTCACTGGCGTCCTCCTTTCGTTCTGCTTCGTCGGGCCCGTCCGCGGCGGCGCTGCGGTCCGGGGTGGCGGTGTCCCGGTGCCGGCGGGACGGCGTCGCCGTCGGGGGCGGACGGGTGGGATCGGCGAACGGGCGGGCCCACGAGGCGGGTGCCTCGCGCGGGGGATGAGGTCCGGCAGCGCCCGCTTCGCCAGATTGCTCCCGAGCCCGGTGGCCACGGCGAGCTCCTCGACTTCGGCTGCGGTCAGCGCCGCCAGCAGCTCGGGCCGGCCCGGCCCGGTGATGGCGCCGTAGCGGCCCAGTCGGCGGCGCTGGCGGTCCGCGGAGGCCAGCGCCCGTACCATCGTGCGCCGCTGGGCGTCCTTGGCCGGGCAGCGCAGCCCGTTGGGCCGCGGTGGCGGCGTCAGCGAGGTGGGCTGGCCCGAGGTGGGCGCCGGTGGCGGCGTCGAACACCTCGATCTCGTGGTCGTGATGGGGACGAACCGTACCCGTACCCGGGTGCCGTCCATGCCGTGCATCCACGGGCCGACGTAGTAGCGCCCGCGCCAGTAGACGCCCTTCGTGGACAGGAGCTTGTCGCCTCCCGCGTCCTCGAGGGTGAAGGAGCGCAGCAGGGCGGGCGGGACGTCCTCGATCGGGGTGGGGTCGTCTTGCCACGCCTGGAGTGGTGTGCGGCCGCCGAGCGGCTTGGGGCGGTGCTCGGTGTTCCACCACCGCACCCAGTCCAGGAGCCGTGCGGTGAACTCCGCGAACGGCAACAGGCCGTCCAGGTCGCCGCGCCGCGGGCGCGGCGCGGTCGTGGCGGTGGGGGCGTGGAGGTAGCCGGGCTGCGCGACCAGGAACATCGCGGTGACGCAGTGGTTGAGGTTCTCCACCGTGCCCTTCAACTCCGGCCGGCGGGCGGGAGATCCTGCACCGGGACCGCGAGCGCGCCCAGCGCCCTGGTCACCGTGGCGCACAGGAACTCCTTACCGCGGTCGACACGAACCAGCTCCGGCAGCCCTCCGATCGGCCCGTACGGGCCGATCGGCTCGTCCCTCGACAAGGCGATCCGCAACGCCGCCAGCACCGCGTCCCTGGACGGCTGGTGCGGAGTGACGGCCGCACCCGTGATCGCGTTTTTCGCGCAGTCGATGAACCACGTCACCCACGGGCGCACCGCACGCCCGTCCAGCTCGACCTCGACGGGCAGGTGCTTGTGGTCGCCCTCCCAGCAGGCGTTGCGCCACTTCACCGGACGGGCCAGATGCACATCGTGCGCACGCCGGGCCCTCCCCGCCCTTCAGCGCGGCACGCTGACCCGCGTTCAGATCCCGGCGCACCGCCCGCTGGAGTGTCGCCAACGACGGCACGCCCACTCCCCGGCGTCCCCATCCAGCTCCCCGTCCGCTCCCCGCCGACAGAGCCGTCCGCCGACCCACGGGCCTGCGCGACAAGCTCCCGGTGGACCGCCGCCGCGTTCCCGCACCACAACGCCAACCGCGCATGGACCTCGTCGGTGACCGTGAACCGCGGCCGGGCCTGCGCGCCGTCCGGCCCTCCTGACGCGCCTCCGCAGCCAGCGCTGCACCGTCCGCACCGACCGGCCCGCCGAGGAAGCCGCAAGTCGAACATGACCGGGCGTCAGAACACCGCGCTCCTCAAGAGCCAGAAGCCGGAACACCACCTGCTCCCGCACCACCCCGCCGCACCGCCAGCCCCAGCCTCATCGCCCCGCCACCGCCGTCCGCCACCCACGCCTCCCGGCCCGTCCGACAGCCCCGGCAACGGCCGAGCCCGTCCCCTACCCCTCCAGGAAGACAGCGACCGCACCACGATGACGCCCGAAACCGCATTCCGATGACACCCAGCAGGACCATCTGGTACAAGCCGGACACACCGTCAACGCAGAGGAAACCGCACGAACCCGACCAGCAGAAACATCATCCCGATGACGCCAAAACCGCACCAAAATGACGCACCACCAGCCACCACCACCGCCCATCAGCACAAACACCCCACACCCCACGACAGAAAACCGCCGTATCCAACGACAAATACATGCAACTTCACATGGTCGAGGCCCTGGCCGTGCCCCAGAAGTCCGGCAAGCGGACCACCGGGCGCAGCGCTGAGGCGCAGATGGCACCGGGTGAGGGTGAGGGTGGCGGGTCGGCGGCGGGCGGGTTCTCGCTGCCGGTGCGGTTCCAGAGCAAGGTGGACGAGGACGTGCTGGCGTTGTTCATCCAGGCGCGGGTGCTGACGGGTGAGAACCAGCTCTGGCGGGAGGGGCTGGGACATGCACGGCGGTGGCACGCGGGACACGGGAATCTCGACGTGCCGTATTCCGCGCGGGTCGGCGAGAACGGAGTCTTCCGGCTCGGTGAATGGCTCACGCAGCGCCGGGTTGAATTCGCGAACGGCGAGCTGGCGCGACACCGGGTCAAGATGCTGGACGACCTGGACATGATCTGGTCTGTCTCCGACGCGCGCTTCGACACCGGGCTCGACTGGGCGCGGCTGTGGGCGAAGGAGCACGGCGGCTCGCTGGCCGCACCGGCGCGGGCGTCGATCGGCGGGTACGCGATCGGCGGCTGGCTGGCCGGCCTTCGGGCCGCGGCCGAGGTCCCCGAGGGCGAACCCGGCGCGCTGGCCCCGAGCGCAAGGCCGCGCTCGAGGAGATCGACCCTGGTGGTGCCCGCGCTGGCCGGTCACCTGGCAGCGCTCGTACGCGACCGCCCGGCAGTGGTGGCTGGAGTCGGACGGCCGAGTCGACTGGGCGCTGCTGCCGGTGGAGACGGAGTTCGAGGGCGAGCCGCTGGGCCGGTGGGTGTGGGCGCAGCGGGCGGGCTTCGCCGAGCTCGACCAGGAGCAGCAGGACCTGGTGCTGGCGATCGGCATCGAGGAGGACCAGGAGCTGGCCGCCGCCCGCGCGGCGGCCGCGGCGAAGCCGAAGGTGTCGCGCACCGACCGGTTCGCCGCCGGGCTGGCGGCCTTGGCGGCCTTTGTCGAGCGGGAGGGGCACGCCCGCGTGCCGCGCCCGCATAAGGAGGGGATGTCGCGCTGGGCGCCTGGTTGAACAACCAGAAGGCTCGCCGGGGCAAGCTCAGCGCGGAGCAGCTCGGTCAGTTGGAGGCGCTGGGCGTGGCCTGGTAGGCCGGGGTGGCAGGGGCGGTCAGCGTCGTGTCAGCTCTCGGCGAGGCGGCCGGGGCTCTGGTCGGGGCTGTGGAGGAGGGTGAGGTCCTACTTCTCGATGGGTCGGAAGGAGGTTGTCATTGTTCGATGCGCATGTTCCATTGCACGGTTTCCGGGGCGTCGACGCTGACGTTGATGTCCTTCGGTGAGCCGAGATGGAAGCTGTTCCTGGAGGGTGACGCTGCCGACAGCGCAGGGAATGGTGGTGGTGGACACCGGC
The window above is part of the Kitasatospora sp. NA04385 genome. Proteins encoded here:
- a CDS encoding ATP-binding protein, yielding MLVCDEAQWLSKLCFEYLRYLWDDTGTDLTIVFTGGNGCFEMLQSEPMLESRVYCWQEIDPLTLEEVLDTIPAFHSIWTDAEPELIALCDREAAHGNFRAWAKITHHLAAGMKESAAPRWTRTSCAGPTANSADDRQAHRADLPRPAAGHRRPRPPRRPAHTRAAQAAHNPPQAGPPSTPPSAPTPRSASPTTSSPPSANPSPSPATPASTPTRPGRWPPPGPSPPHHPPHRAASPPARPPPHPRPSHPARAHWRPPCPGLPPPTPTPHPRTGPAPRGAPPRRRGRLPSGADDTDSRAAARPAPSPCTTAGSTCPP
- a CDS encoding helix-turn-helix domain-containing protein, with amino-acid sequence MQANLTQELLAREIGVTRASVTNIEKGVQAPPPYRLVRIATALSVEPAELLPPLRVLAPRMTCLRAG
- a CDS encoding ImmA/IrrE family metallo-endopeptidase is translated as MNFRDSVSSMATDREEVEANRFAAALLAPETMVRRAVRGINVTSADGLVGDLAKRFGMSTTAMNYRLLNLGILSDPM
- a CDS encoding ImmA/IrrE family metallo-endopeptidase, with protein sequence MAKADIEAGRLLERFDITEPKVDPMNLAEELGVLVVQQKLDGDVSGMLLRRGEEKVIGVNEDHAEVRQRFTVAHELGHLILHRGGR
- a CDS encoding multiubiquitin domain-containing protein, which encodes MSPDAGDAARDSRRPFCPIPDSRQGAAHDRIRGSAHRITIAIDGREYATATRHATPAQLRRIADPDIRRTRRSGSTCPTTGPPGRESEHLELRDGMRFFSDPRTIAIFIDRSRYEVTHKRMTGLELRALPQPPVADDRDLWLDVVDQHDRKIADDEVVSLHDGMRFFTAPGRINPGAGEDRER